One Mercenaria mercenaria strain notata chromosome 12, MADL_Memer_1, whole genome shotgun sequence DNA segment encodes these proteins:
- the LOC128547126 gene encoding protein pygopus-like isoform X3 yields the protein MNPIHVTLISALLALSTAYRGGGGGGGGMMPMMPGGGGMPMGGGMMPMGGKMGGGMMMPMGGGMPMGGGMPMGGGMPMGKMGGGMGGMPMPMPMPMPMPMPMPMPKPMPMPMPRPMPMPMPMPKMMPMGGGMGGGMMPMGGGMGGGMMGGGMGRYYIHTIRESSQCKNNTYRHFAFF from the exons ATGAATCCAATTCACGTAACGTTGATCTCTGCCCTTCTGGCACTCAGCACCGCATACAGAG GTGGCGGCGGTGGTGGTGGCGGAATGATGCCAATGATGCCGGGCGGCG GCGGTATGCCAATGGGAGGCGGCATGATGCCTATGGGTGGCAAAATGGGTGGTGGAATGATGATGCCTATGGGCGGTGGTATGCCTATGGGTGGTGGTATGCCAATGGGTGGTGGTATGCCTATGGGTAAAATGGGAGGCGGCATGGGAG GCATGCCAATGCCCATGCCAATGCCAATGCCGATGCCGATGCCGATGCCAATGCCTAAACCTATGCCAATGCCAATGCCGAGACCAATGCCAATGCCAATGCCAATGCCGAAAATGATGCCTATGGGTGGTGGTATGGGAG GCGGTATGATGCCTATGGGTGGCGGTATGGGAGGCGGTATGATGGGAGGTGGCATGGGTAGgtactatatacatacaatacGCGAGTCGTCACAGTGCAAAAATAACACATACAGACACTTCGCATTTTTCTAG
- the LOC123534846 gene encoding keratin, type II cytoskeletal I-like isoform X3, whose product MGGGMGGGMGGGMGSMMMQLMMGGGMGGMPMPMMGGMGGMPMMGGMGGGKMGGGMPMPMPMPPMPMPMPMPMPMPMPMPMPMPMPMGGKGGMGGGMPMMPMGGGMGGGMPMGGGKGGMGEGMPMMPMGGGMPMMPMGGGMPMGGGKGGMGGGMMMPMGGGMGGKKY is encoded by the exons ATGGGAGGAGGTATGGGCGGTGGTATGGGAGGAGGTATGGGTAGTATGATGATGCAACTCATGATGGGCGGAGGTATGGGTGGGATGCCAATGCCCATGATGGGAGGTATGGGTGGTATGCCAATGATGGGAGGTATGGGCGGAGGTAAAATGGGCGGTGGAATGCCAATGCCAATGCCGATGCCACCAATGCCGATGCCGATGCCAATGCCAATGCCAATGCCAATGCCGATGCCAATGCCAATGCCAATGCCAATGGGAGGAAAAGGAG GTATGGGTGGTGGAATGCCAATGATGCCAATGGGCGGGGGTATGGGAGGTGGAATGCCAATGGGCGGCGGAAAGGGTGGAATGGGCGAGGGTATGCCAATGATGCCAATGGGTGGTGGTATGCCAATGATGCCAATGGGCGGTGGTATGCCAATGGGCGGCGGAAAAGGAGGAATGGGCGGCGGTATGATGATGCCAATGGGAGGTGGAATGGGAG
- the LOC128547126 gene encoding acanthoscurrin-2-like isoform X2 has translation MNPIHVTLISALLALSTAYRGGGGGGGGMMPMMPGGGGMPMGGGMMPMGGKMGGGMMMPMGGGMPMGGGMPMGGGMPMGKMGGGMGGMPMPMPMPMPMPMPKPMPMPMPRPMPMPMPMPKMMPMGGGMGGGMMPMGGGMGGGMMPMGGGMGGGMMGGGMGRYYIHTIRESSQCKNNTYRHFAFF, from the exons ATGAATCCAATTCACGTAACGTTGATCTCTGCCCTTCTGGCACTCAGCACCGCATACAGAG GTGGCGGCGGTGGTGGTGGCGGAATGATGCCAATGATGCCGGGCGGCG GCGGTATGCCAATGGGAGGCGGCATGATGCCTATGGGTGGCAAAATGGGTGGTGGAATGATGATGCCTATGGGCGGTGGTATGCCTATGGGTGGTGGTATGCCAATGGGTGGTGGTATGCCTATGGGTAAAATGGGAGGCGGCATGGGAGG CATGCCAATGCCAATGCCGATGCCGATGCCGATGCCAATGCCTAAACCTATGCCAATGCCAATGCCGAGACCAATGCCAATGCCAATGCCAATGCCGAAAATGATGCCTATGGGTGGTGGTATGGGAGGTGGTATGATGCCTATGGGTGGCGGTATGGGAGGCGGTATGATGCCTATGGGTGGCGGTATGGGAGGCGGTATGATGGGAGGTGGCATGGGTAGgtactatatacatacaatacGCGAGTCGTCACAGTGCAAAAATAACACATACAGACACTTCGCATTTTTCTAG
- the LOC123534846 gene encoding keratin, type II cytoskeletal I-like isoform X2, whose translation MGGGMGGGMGGGMGSMMMQLMMGGGMGGMPMPMMGGMGGMPMMGGMGGGKMGGGMPMPMPMPPMPMPMPMPMPMPMPMPMPMPMPMGGKGGMGGGMPMMPMGGGMGGGMPMGGGKGGMGEGMPMMPMGGGMPMMPMGGGMPMGGGKGGMGGGMMMPMGGGMGVKPRDDPVKGLVKDL comes from the exons ATGGGAGGAGGTATGGGCGGTGGTATGGGAGGAGGTATGGGTAGTATGATGATGCAACTCATGATGGGCGGAGGTATGGGTGGGATGCCAATGCCCATGATGGGAGGTATGGGTGGTATGCCAATGATGGGAGGTATGGGCGGAGGTAAAATGGGCGGTGGAATGCCAATGCCAATGCCGATGCCACCAATGCCGATGCCGATGCCAATGCCAATGCCAATGCCAATGCCGATGCCAATGCCAATGCCAATGCCAATGGGAGGAAAAGGAG GTATGGGTGGTGGAATGCCAATGATGCCAATGGGCGGGGGTATGGGAGGTGGAATGCCAATGGGCGGCGGAAAGGGTGGAATGGGCGAGGGTATGCCAATGATGCCAATGGGTGGTGGTATGCCAATGATGCCAATGGGCGGTGGTATGCCAATGGGCGGCGGAAAAGGAGGAATGGGCGGCGGTATGATGATGCCAATGGGAGGTGGAATGGGAG TCAAGCCACGCGATGACCCAGTGAAAGGTCTTGTTAAAGATTTATAA
- the LOC128547126 gene encoding acanthoscurrin-2-like isoform X1, translating to MNPIHVTLISALLALSTAYRGGGGGGGGMMPMMPGGGGMPMGGGMMPMGGKMGGGMMMPMGGGMPMGGGMPMGGGMPMGKMGGGMGGMPMPMPMPMPMPMPMPMPKPMPMPMPRPMPMPMPMPKMMPMGGGMGGGMMPMGGGMGGGMMPMGGGMGGGMMGGGMGRYYIHTIRESSQCKNNTYRHFAFF from the exons ATGAATCCAATTCACGTAACGTTGATCTCTGCCCTTCTGGCACTCAGCACCGCATACAGAG GTGGCGGCGGTGGTGGTGGCGGAATGATGCCAATGATGCCGGGCGGCG GCGGTATGCCAATGGGAGGCGGCATGATGCCTATGGGTGGCAAAATGGGTGGTGGAATGATGATGCCTATGGGCGGTGGTATGCCTATGGGTGGTGGTATGCCAATGGGTGGTGGTATGCCTATGGGTAAAATGGGAGGCGGCATGGGAG GCATGCCAATGCCCATGCCAATGCCAATGCCGATGCCGATGCCGATGCCAATGCCTAAACCTATGCCAATGCCAATGCCGAGACCAATGCCAATGCCAATGCCAATGCCGAAAATGATGCCTATGGGTGGTGGTATGGGAGGTGGTATGATGCCTATGGGTGGCGGTATGGGAGGCGGTATGATGCCTATGGGTGGCGGTATGGGAGGCGGTATGATGGGAGGTGGCATGGGTAGgtactatatacatacaatacGCGAGTCGTCACAGTGCAAAAATAACACATACAGACACTTCGCATTTTTCTAG